A genomic stretch from Arachis stenosperma cultivar V10309 chromosome 3, arast.V10309.gnm1.PFL2, whole genome shotgun sequence includes:
- the LOC130966031 gene encoding uncharacterized protein LOC130966031, whose amino-acid sequence MPEASGNTPNPVDFMAALGNMAATMQATAEALGNQINNGNNGNNGDNGPMSLSSFLKVHPPTFRGTSILLMLITGYRLLSRHYMLSRFLMNSELCLEPTSCMVKLSIGGRGQMTITEYTSKFEELCRFSHICQGTREDFAEWKCIKYEGGLWSDIQSFVAPMEIRVFSELVNKSRVAKDFVRRAAAEKGSMRMPFQRTIGRNFALRGRQFKHGGFVPQNNQGQGNFKRPNTNANQGRRQGKQPQKDMSCHRYGKYHSGPCRFEIGVCYSCGQPGHLANSCPEKKRYETG is encoded by the exons ATGCCTGAAGCGTCAGGGAATACTCCTAACCCAGTAGACTTCATGGCTGCTTTAGGCAATATGGCAGCAACAATGCAAGCGACAGCTGAAGCCTTGggaaatcaaattaataatggAAACAATGGCAATAATGGTGATAATGGTCCAATGTCGCTCTCTTCCTTCTTGAAGGTTCACCCTCCGACTTTCAGAGGAACCTCAATCCTACTGATGCTGATAACTGGATACAGGCTATTGAGCAGGCATTACATGCTTAGCAGGTTCCTGATGAACAGTGAGTTGTGTTTGGAACCTACCAGCTGCATGGTGAAGCTTAGCATTGGTGGTAGG GGTCAGATGACCATCACTGAGTACACAAGTAAATTTGAGGAATTGTGCCGCTTTTCACACATCTGTCAGGGAACTCGTGAGGACTTTGCTGAGTGGAAGTGCATAAAGTATGAAGGAGGCCTTTGGagtgacattcagagctttgtAGCACCTATGGAGATTCGGGTGTTCTCTGAACTTGTGAATAAGAGCAGGGTGGCTAAGGATTTTGTCAGAAGGGCAGCAGCAGAAAAAGGGAGTATGAGGATGCCATTCCAGAGGACCATAGGGAGGAATTTTGCACTTAGGGGCAGACAGTTTAAGCATGGCGGCTTTGTCCCTCAAAACAATCAGGGACAAGGCAACTTCAAGAGGCCTAATACCAATGCTAATCAGGGAAGGAGACAGGGGAAGCAGCCACAGAAGGATATGAGTTGCCACAGATATGGGAAGTATCATTCAGGGCCATGCAGGTTTGAGATCGGAGTCTGTTATTCCTGTGGACAGCCTGGACACTTGGCTAACAGTTGCCCAGAGAAGAAGAGGTATGAGACAGGCTGA